One Candidatus Regiella endosymbiont of Tuberolachnus salignus genomic window, GTGAAACGCAATATCACGATGTTGCAGAAAGCCTTCCAATCTTGGGGCATTTGTGAGATCACCCGCACGTTTGGCGACCCCCTGCGCGCCTGGACGGCTACGATCTTGGCCGCCTCGACTCACGGGGGTGTCAATCTGCTGTTTCCGCCGTTGTCAGCCGCGCTGGCGATGCTGCCGTTAAATCGTCCTGCGACGCCCTGGCCAGATGAAGCGAGTGTGGTGTTTCAAACCGTTGACGGAAAACCCTTTCCGGTGCGTTTAGGTAGCTCGCTACAGGAAAAATTCACCGAAATCGTCACCGGAGAGCCCGGCTCCGGCAAATCGGTATTACTCAACGTGCTGAATGAAGTGGTGATCAGCAATGGCCAAACGCAGTTGCCTTTTTTGAGTATCATCGATAAGGGTTACAGTGCGCAGGGACTGATACGCTTGCTCCGTGATGCGCTGCCGCCCGCGCGTCGCAACGAGGTGGTCGGCATGGTGCTACAAAACGATACACAACATTGCCGCAATCCGTTTGATATTCAGCTGGGGGCACGCTATCCGTTGACGCTAGAACGGAGTTGGTTGCTCACGCTTTGCTATGCCCTGTGCACCGATCCCACCACCGGCAATCCCCCCAATGCCAAAGACACCCGGCAAATTCTGGGCAGGGTGATCGATGAAGCCTACCGTAATAATGCAGAAAAAAATCCGATCCGTTACGCCCCGACGCTGGTGCCAGCAGTGGATAAAGCGCTATTTAACACCGGTTTGCGTGATCATCGCGCTAACAGTGAATGGGAAGAATGGTCTTGGTATGAGGTACGTGATCGGCTGTTTGAAAAAGGCTGTATCAGGGAGGCCACCTTGGCGCAATACCAAGCGGTACCGGAGCTTAACGACTTACAAAGTGGATTAAATCATGAAGATATCCGCCAAGCCTTTGGCAACATCAATCGGGACGGCTCACAGGAATCGTTGCTGGGCTATATTTCCCGCTGCCTGACCCAAGCCAGCACCGAATACCGTATGTTGGCTGGGCGCACTCAGTTTGCCCTCGATGCGAATACCCGGGTTATTGCCATCGATTTGAATAATGTGATGGGCGATGATTCTGATGAGGGGCAGTTGCGCACCGGCATACTGTATCTGTTTGCTGGGCACGTCGCCGGCGGGGATTACAGCTTGCCGCAATACCGCGAGGAATTGCTGGCTAACATTGATCACCGCTATGAAGCGTTTCATCGGGCGCGCTTGGAACAACTCGATCAGGAGCTGAAAACCAAGGTGTATGATGAGCTGCACAATGCCCGTAAAGTCCGGTTTATTTTTAATGCGCTGGAAACCCAAGATCGAGAACAACGCAAATTTGCTATCCGTACCGTTTTGTCTTCTCAATATTTAAGTGATTTCCCGCCCGATTTGCTGAAATCGGCGAATTCGCTGTACCTGATGCGGGTGCGGCCAGAAGATGCATCAGTATTAACCGCGCACTTCCAGGTTCCTCCCGCCACGGTGCGGCGTTTTATGACCCTCAGCAAAGGCGCCTGCTTTGATGGCAGCGGCACCTGCTTTTTGGCGGTATTTCGTACCAAAGTCGGGCGGATTGCACAAATCCTTAAAAACACCGTGGGATCGCGTGAACTCTGGGCGCTCAATTCCACCCCTAAAGACAGTGCGCTACGTAATATGCTGTACCAACAGCGCGACGGTCGTACCGCCCGCGCTATTTTGGCGGAAAATTTCCCCACCGGCAGTGCTGAAAAAATCATCGAATTACGGCAAAAGCAGGCGGGAGAGCAAGATCACAGCAACATTACCCGCCGACTGGCGGAGGAATTAATTGCCCGTCGCGGCACGCATTGGTAAGCGCCTGTCCAAAATCCGAGGCGCTCGCTGATACGTCGTCAAAAATGGAACCCCCGATGAAAAAAACATTGATAGTTAGCCTGCTGATAATCGCAGGAAATGCCCTTGCCATGCCAGTAGAAGTCACCCACAGCTTCCCCGTTACCAGTCAGGTGATCCCTGAGCTTACCGCGATTAATGCCACCTTGGCGCAAATTGCCGCCACTGAATTTCAAATTGGCAGTGCCATTAATCAAAACAGTGACAAACTGGCGGCGATGATAGAAGAAACGGCCAAAACGCAGCGAGATTTCGACACCTTTGCGCGTAAGACCGCGCGATTAGAAACCGCGCGACGCAGTTATACGGTACCCGAGAGTGTTTGCAGTGAATCTGCCTCTGGGATGGCCACAACCGTGGCCACGGGCGCGAGGGCAATGCAAAGTCACCTAGCGGGTGGACGGGGGATCACCAATAAAGCCATTCAGACGGCGATCACAACCTCGGCAGAGCCTGTGGATCAGGAACAATTTCGTGCCGCTGCTATCCATGCCAACTATTGCAGTGCCGCCGAGTATGCGGTGATCGGC contains:
- a CDS encoding ATP-binding protein, with protein sequence MPNLPILFSSEQHGIDLLMIEKTLTAIESAIAAFSRYTLGKDFATYCDLRTVIGLTKEDKMLRPALQAPYLFVTHRGDYASVFEIQGAFCEFDEQATLSETSKKEDSYAFHDYIARLHTALASEFKTLGHKLSFVFERDPDKAREELTRLMSPQSRATRRLGLDLDDILQEKIDKLVPFVARERAFMVVYTGRIALPASELKDEQQRLNQRLEGAPRARFGQDPEHYRLEGLKIRHDALVSKIEQDFSTDGQGVLLRLMEGHEVGFTVREEIDREGTACDWQPLLPGDPMFPHGRPKNEDDSALLPPHLNYQLFSSEVNTHGNLVELDGLWHSSLAVTLGPQKPETFSQLLNKINRKVPFRVRFDVMPGGHAILGKKRTALDFLAVIPSLRPVYAAVNWLAQTNDRDPTCVMTITASTWADTPPGVKRNITMLQKAFQSWGICEITRTFGDPLRAWTATILAASTHGGVNLLFPPLSAALAMLPLNRPATPWPDEASVVFQTVDGKPFPVRLGSSLQEKFTEIVTGEPGSGKSVLLNVLNEVVISNGQTQLPFLSIIDKGYSAQGLIRLLRDALPPARRNEVVGMVLQNDTQHCRNPFDIQLGARYPLTLERSWLLTLCYALCTDPTTGNPPNAKDTRQILGRVIDEAYRNNAEKNPIRYAPTLVPAVDKALFNTGLRDHRANSEWEEWSWYEVRDRLFEKGCIREATLAQYQAVPELNDLQSGLNHEDIRQAFGNINRDGSQESLLGYISRCLTQASTEYRMLAGRTQFALDANTRVIAIDLNNVMGDDSDEGQLRTGILYLFAGHVAGGDYSLPQYREELLANIDHRYEAFHRARLEQLDQELKTKVYDELHNARKVRFIFNALETQDREQRKFAIRTVLSSQYLSDFPPDLLKSANSLYLMRVRPEDASVLTAHFQVPPATVRRFMTLSKGACFDGSGTCFLAVFRTKVGRIAQILKNTVGSRELWALNSTPKDSALRNMLYQQRDGRTARAILAENFPTGSAEKIIELRQKQAGEQDHSNITRRLAEELIARRGTHW